Part of the Lampris incognitus isolate fLamInc1 chromosome 1, fLamInc1.hap2, whole genome shotgun sequence genome is shown below.
TTCGAAAAGACTAAACAACATGACTGGATGTTTTTATTTCACGTTATCGAAGAAAACAGTTGATTTGAGACCACTGTGAAAAATTTTGGAAAAAAGATGAGAGTTTGGAGAAGGGGCTTGTGAAAAGATGTTAATTAAGTCAAGGTTAGATTACTTAAGGAGGGAGACTTGCGCCTGTGTAAAAGTGGGGGGCAGTACATCAGAAGTCAGTGAGTTATTAAGAATGAATGACGTATTGGGACTAACAAATGAACAGAGGGCGTAAACACACTTGATAAAAAATAAGATGCTGCGTGAGTAGCAGAGGGAGGAACAAGGAAAAAGAAAAGGTATTCATTATATGAATAGccggttttttttccttttgtgacAATGGAAACTCCACCCATCAGAGAGGTGTAgactatatatatgaatatatgtacatacacatatatgacAGACAACCATATGTGACCACAAGAGACAGTCATACTTGGCCTTGAGAGGGAGTTCAGTACACTGAAGGTATAGTTGACAATGACTTTATTTGTCTTGGTATTGACTTACTTTCAGCTGTGTGAATTGTTTTTCTTAGATTTAGCGCAAGATGAGTACATTTGTTTTGATATATACTTTTAATTTTCCATTGCTAGTCCATTATGTTTTATGATTATTAGCTAACCCTAAGCTCTCAACAAAATATGGAAAACCCTAgtgaatggtaaatggactgcatttatatcgagcttttctagtctaccgaccactcaaagtgctttacagtatatgcctcacattcacccattcacacacattcatacactgatggtggaggctgccatgcaaggcgccaacctgctcaccaggagcagttagaggttcagtgtcttgctcaaggacacttcgacacgctctctggaggagctggggctcaaaccagcaaccttctgattactagacaaaCCGCTCTACCTGCTCAGCCATGCCCCCCCATATTTTTATAATAGCTTGAGGAGTGTTgacgatagatggatagatagcctgtgttatgttcatctgtcatcttgcttcactccatttattgtaaagcgactttgagtacttgaaaagcgctatataagattgatttattattattattattattagatagaTTGTTTTaatagccacatgaccaaggccgctgaaatttgtttttggtacactgtTTATAATTTGAATATGTTTCCTTGCTTCCATACCCACACAGTAAGGCTGTGAAATGTTGTGGctattttattgttttaaaagtaaacacaaaatgctttGTTGTTGTGCTTACCTTTACTCTGGCAGGCAGCAGGCGCGATAAGGCAACAAGTTATTATACAAAGCAATGTGTGTATGACATCAGAAAATATTTTGCTTTTCAGACATGACTGATGTGGCGTGCTTCCTGGGTTTGGCTCTGAGCCTTTGTATGTGGAACCAGGCGTGTGCAGGTAGGTGCTATCTCTGTTCAAATACTTAGAATACCGCTCAGAAAAATGATCGGTATTAATTGCTACTGCTGCCCTGCCTGCAACACGTACAAAATGCTGCAGCCTGGCTGCTATCCAATACCAATCTAagatcccacatcacaccaatcctcGCATCCTTTCATTTGCTCCCAGTAAATTATAGAAGCGACTTATAGATACTAATTATCACATATAGggccctacatggtcttgcccctttaCACATTTCCCAACTTTTGCGTCCTTACTCCACCTGtaggccactcagatcttctgACCAGGGTCTCTTATCTATACCCCACTCCCTCCGCACATCCAAAGGTGGCTGTGCTTTTGTCGTAAGGGCCCCGTCCCTCTGGAGCAGCCCCCctgttagatcagctgagtctgtgaACAACTTTAAAACCTTCCCACAACTCATCTCTACCAacttgccttccctgtaatgAGGCTGTAATTTATACTTTCCTGTATATAACTGAACGTTTATGTTGTCtgtttttttctgtatctgtagcttgtgcagcactttcgAACTTTGTTctaaaaaggtgctatataaataaaccctTACTTACTAATAAACAAAGCCCAATGTAACcacattgttttttttaagatattttcaAGACAACTACATTATAAGTAAATAATATACAAAaatgctgatatatatatatatatatataaaacatccattatccaaactgcctatcctgctctcagggtcgtggggatgctggagcctatcccagcagtcgttgggcggcaggcggggagacgccctggacaggccaccaggccatcacacagggccaacatacacacacacactcgcattcatacctagagacaatttagtatggtcgattcacctgacctacatgtctttggactgtgggaggataaatataaatataaaacaaCATTATTTATATGGCACTTATCAAtacaaggttacaaagtgcttatCGGTCAGGAAAAATAAAACAGTTGAAATAAGTaaacaaaacagataaacacaacaaaaGACACGGGACACACAAAGACACGGGACAAGCGAAGGGTAAAGAATAACTGGCAGACAACAACATGaaataaaaaatcaaaataaagaaTGAAATTTAGGCCTTACAATAAAAGTGTGACAGCTGAGGCCCAGTCCCTGTGGCTGTTCACATTGTGCGGCATGACTGGACTGCTGACATGGTGGCAGAGAACTGCAGATGTTTGTTTCTCCTCAGAGATAAACCTGAGCAGGAGTTTTATTGAAAGTGCTGTGAATGAAGCCAAAGCCAAAGTGGACCAGGATTATGAGTACTCCCGAAAAGAGTAAGTGTGCATACTTGTTGAAAATGTGCAATACAAAGAAATTGTCTACGCTGCTAGAAGAGCAATACATTCCCTGACTGCATGTAAAGAATAACTATCTATATGTTAGATTTTTCTCCAAGCCATTGCAATTGTTCTGCTCTGTACTATATAAACCAATGGAAGGGCTATTTCATTGGCTTTTTTGGGCATGTCTTGTTAGCCTCCCATCTAAACATTTTATGcgttgggcatccaggtggcgtggcggtctattctgttgcctaccaacatggggatcgctggcttgaatccccgtgttacctctggcctggcatccctacagacacaattggccgtgtctgcaggtgggaagctggatgtgggtgtgtttcctggtcgctgtactagcacctcctctggttggtcgggggtgcctgttcaggggggagggggaactggggggaatagcgtgctcctcctacttgctatgtccccctggcaaaactcctcactgtcaggtgaaaaaaaaccggctggcaactccacatgtatcagaggacacgtggtaatctgcagtcctccccggctcagcagagggggtggagcagtgactgggatggctcggaagagtgggttagttGGCCGAAAACTtgattggggagataaagggggggggggattatgcgTTAAATATCTTGTCAGCCACCCATCAAGGCATATGTGATtgatctctccacctctctctcacagGAGCGTAGCACGTGTACGCAGGCATGCAACACCTTCAGCCATTCTACGGCTAATGAAACAGCCTGCGGGTGCAACTCGCACTGCAGTGCGTGCTGCTGATTATATGGAGAATACCATCAAACTGATCCAGAAGAGGTCCCTTTACAACCACCGCATACACAAGCGCTCCATCAATGCAACAGGTGACCCTCCTTAGTTTGTTACATTTTTCCACAATGACATCAGCGAGTCAAAGAGCTCGTCACTGATTTCTGTGTCTCTCAACCAGATCTCATCTCCGAGGAGGTTCTGAACATTATTGCCAATCTCACCGGCTGCTCTGCTAGAATTCGCTCCGTTTCTTGCGCAACCACTCCCAACCTGGACACGTTTCGCACTGCAACCAGTATATGTAACAACAGGTAATAACAGGACagcatggtgacccagtggttagcactgctgcctcacagcaagaaggtcctgggttcgaaccccaggccatcccaggtcctttctgtgtggagtttgtatgttgtccccgtgtctgcgtgggcttcctctgggtgctccggtttcctcccaccatcaaaaagacatgtatgttagggttaatactcctgtctgtgcccctgagcaaggcaatggaaagaaaaaccggAGTTGGtacctgggcgctgcagctgcccgctgctcctatacaataggatgggttaaatgcagagagcaaattcattgtaagaatacaatgtcaagggTGCCCagttagcatagcagtctattccgttgcctaccaacacggggatcaccggttcaaatccctgtgttacctctggctttgtcaggcatccttacagacacaattggccgtgtctgcaggtggaaagctggatgtgggtatgtgtcctggttgctgcactagtgcctcctctggtcagtcgggacgcctgttcagggggggggagggggaactggggggaatagcgtgatcctcctatgtactacgtccccctggtgaaactcctcactgtcaggtgaaagaagcgacagatgactccacatgtattgaaggaggcatgtggtagtctgcagtcctccccaggtcggcagaggaggtggagtagcgatcaggacagcttggaagagtgtggtaatgggccggatacaactggggaaaaatcccccccaaaaaaagggaatacaatgtcaaataaagtggctttcatgtaAGGAGGTTGCTAACTGGTGATTTTGAGCATTGACATACATTGACATAGAAAAAACAAGTGATGCTTTTGCCCAGAGAGGCAAAAAGTTGGGTGTTAAGTTTGAATCACATGAGCCCCAACTGGTGTTTCTATGCACTGTCTCCTTTTTCTCCTTTCCCACTGTTTAAATAGATAATACTTACATAATAATAGACAATGCCAAAAAAAGTTAGTGCCCAGTCTCCTCTAAAACAACAAATAGTGATCATCTCCAACGTCATCACATAAAACAACAGTCACTCACTGATGGCAAAGGAGGATTGTTATGAGTGTGaacaaagtgtaaaaaaaaaaaattaaatgtcaaATTTCTTCTTCTCAGGAAACACTCTCGCTGGGGAGCCGCCAATATACCTTTCACCCGCTGGTTACGTGCTGAGTACCAGGATGACATCGCTCTGCCCAAAGGTTGGGACCCGAACGTGAGAGTCAACAGGCGTTTTCTGCCCTTGGTACGACACACAATCATAGTTGGCCGCAACATCACATTTAGTGTATAGCATTTATCACAACTGCACTGAATTAACAAACTTATTTAGCAAAAAGCATTGAGTTGAGAAAAAATGCACAAGAGAGCGGAAAACTGAAGGTGTATGGGGGGAAAATTGTTAGATGGCTAGATGGAAAAACTTGTGATAATGCTCCATCTACTTTATATACTATAGTTTAATGGGAGGATAAAATATGGTTTGCCAATCAGATATTGGCGCTTGTATATTCATCACTCTAAACAAAGGAGTAACATCCTGCATGCCTTTCCATAGGTAAGGGAAGTATCTAACCGTATCCTGAAAACTGCCAATACTGATGTGGAAAGTGATTCACTCTACACCCACCTTGTGACGATCTTTGCCCAGTGGACCGACCATGACCTGACGTTCACCCCTCACTCCCCCGTGATCCGCTCATTCAATGGTGGCATTGACTGTGAAGAGACCTGTGATCGCACAGAGCCCTGTTTTCCCATTTTGGTCAGTGTCATAGCATCTCACAAGTAAACAGATACATGCacagtgtgtgcgcacacacacacacacacacatgcacacacacacacaatgaatttCAACTTATCCCTGTCATCCTAATATAGATTCCCAAACAAGATCCCCGCTTTGGCAACAACTCAGAAGATTGCATTCCCTTCTTCCGCTCAGCCCCAGCCTGCGGCTCTGGCAACACAGGTCACCTCTTTGGGGCAAGCAGTGTGCGTCAACAGATGAATTCCCTCACAGCTTTCATTGATGTAGGGCAGGTTTATGGTTCAGACGACATTAAAGCGCGCGACCTGCGCAACCTCTCTGATGATAAGGGCCTGTTGAGGGTCAACACCCAGTTCACTGACAATGGACGCGAACTCCTGCCCTTCACCACCATGAACACCAACATGTGTGCCACCAGAGCACAGATCACCAACAACAGTAAAGCTCAGGAGTTGCCCTGCTTTTTGGCTGGTGAGTTAGTGCAAGCTggtggattaaaaaaaacaaacaaaagtcaAGACTCACTGCAGTTCCAGCATGGTACCAACACCATGCTGTTTTCTTCTGGTTAACCTTTATGTAACAAGTTTAGACCCAGTGACATCTAAATGTCTAGCATTCAAAGGAGCCCCGGCTCAGACTTTGCCAAACTAAGTTAACATGGTTAGATATGCATTTACTGACCGCGTGTGTTAAATGCAagcctctcttgctgtctcccaGGTGATGCGAGAGCCAATGAGAACATTGGGCTGAGCAGCTTACACACACTCATGTTACGTGAGCACAACCGGCTTGCACATGCCCTGGCCAAACTCAACCCCAGATGGGACGGAGAAAGACTCTACCAGGAGGTGCGCAAGATCATGGGCGCATACTCCCAGGTAAGAGGGGACACTCACACCATACATGACAGAGATCTCACACTTCAGGCGGAGGTGACAAGGTGTCATGTCAATATGGGAACTGTCACTTAATGCCTCAACTCTTTCAGGTCATCACTTTTAGGGACTACTTGCGCCACATTGTTGGTCCAAACTTCATCGCC
Proteins encoded:
- the LOC130112077 gene encoding eosinophil peroxidase-like, whose protein sequence is MTGLLTWWQRTADVCFSSEINLSRSFIESAVNEAKAKVDQDYEYSRKESVARVRRHATPSAILRLMKQPAGATRTAVRAADYMENTIKLIQKRSLYNHRIHKRSINATDLISEEVLNIIANLTGCSARIRSVSCATTPNLDTFRTATSICNNRKHSRWGAANIPFTRWLRAEYQDDIALPKGWDPNVRVNRRFLPLVREVSNRILKTANTDVESDSLYTHLVTIFAQWTDHDLTFTPHSPVIRSFNGGIDCEETCDRTEPCFPILIPKQDPRFGNNSEDCIPFFRSAPACGSGNTGHLFGASSVRQQMNSLTAFIDVGQVYGSDDIKARDLRNLSDDKGLLRVNTQFTDNGRELLPFTTMNTNMCATRAQITNNSKAQELPCFLAGDARANENIGLSSLHTLMLREHNRLAHALAKLNPRWDGERLYQEVRKIMGAYSQVITFRDYLRHIVGPNFIAKQLSNYPGYDEDVDPSISNVFATAAYRFAHLAVQPFMFRLNETYEEHPEFPSPLLHRAFFAPWRIVFEGGLDPILRGLVGRKAKLNTQEHMMHDELRERLFKFSSDLALDLASLNLQRGRDHGLPGYNKWRKFCGLSQPKNLRQLARVLNNKKLAKNLLNLYGTPSNIDVWLGGVAEPFVRGGRVGPLFACIIATQFQRIRQGDRLWWENRGVFTDDQKDSLRNTSLSRIICDNTGITEVPEQPFLYRPRGSGYTKCEDIPVFDLSPWKEGSGPYNGTLQGPPGPQGPEGPRGPRGLRGPPGPPGPSMVQVAFAVRLGNKFPKAGKPIIFRDVIYNGQGSYDIKTGLFTCEHPGVYEFQFHCTIYQNTGNVDLKHNGELVLHSFTTQQKGYVSASGGTYIQLQKGDKVWLVANDGGNGLTADSYFSGHLIFTV